The proteins below are encoded in one region of Paramisgurnus dabryanus chromosome 2, PD_genome_1.1, whole genome shotgun sequence:
- the LOC135743823 gene encoding uncharacterized protein isoform X1 yields the protein MMECVKEETDPESFTITPQHTKQQRDFVEVNDEGQEHNEVKDKHQDHNFMTDSCLETDENSPQESTKEKNVFACHLCGKTFSLKGHLTHHLKIHSGERPHACCHCEKTFIQRCELRRHMMSHTGERPFACPQCNKGFISKGRLNYHIKTHNTARPYICPQCGRSYTCKGYLQQHMITHRQTHESHKLFLCPQCGKSFSQKRYFNDHVRHHTSDKPYTCSHCEKSFSCKKNLQIHIRVHTGEKPFRCPQCDKSFAQQVQLKCHIRVHTGEKPYSCYLCDKSFTQKENFRCHIRLHTGERPFSCHLCDKSYTRAKDLRVHLQFHSNDRPFSCDQCDKKFVLASVLKRHQETHSDERPYLCSVCGKSFPSPQKLKVHQKTHSGVKNHVCSVCDKAFLRGTDLKRHQKIH from the exons ATGATGGAGTGTGTTAAAGAGGAGACTGATCCTGAATCATTCACAATAACACCTCAACATACTAAACAACAAAGAG ACTTTGTGGAAGTAAATGATGAAGGTCAAGAACACAATGAAGTAAAGGATAAACATCAGGACCACAATTTtatgactgacagctgcttAGAAACTGATGAGAATTCCCCTCAAGAAAGTactaaagaaaaaaatgttttcgcATGCCATCTTTGTGGTAAGACTTTCTCGCTAAAAGGGCACCTAACACATCATCTAAAGATTCACAGTGGTGAGAGGCCTCACGCATGCTGCCACTGTGAGAAGACTTTTATCCAAAGATGTGAACTTAGGCGTCACATGATGAGTCACACAGGTGAGAGGCCCTTCGCCTGCCCTCAGTGTAATAAAGGTTTCATTAGTAAAGGAAGACTTAATTATCACATAAAGACTCACAATACTGCAAGGCCGTACATCTGCCCTCAATGTGGAAGGAGTTACACGTGTAAAGGATATCTTCAGCAGCATATGATAACTCACCGTCAGACACATGAGTCACATAAGTTGTTTTTATGccctcagtgtggaaagagtttttcaCAGAAGAGATACTTTAATGATCATGTGAGACACCACACTAGTGATAAGCCGTACACCTGCTCTCATTGTGAAAAGAGTTtctcatgtaaaaaaaatctacagaTTCACATAAGAgttcacaccggagagaaaccttTCAGGTGCCCTCAGTGTGATAAGAGTTTTGCACAACAAGTACAGCTTAAGTGTCACATACGAGTTCATACAGGTGAGAAGCCTTACTCGTGCTATCTGTGTGATAAGAGTTttacacaaaaagaaaattttaGGTGTCACATACGACTTCATACAGGTGAGAGACCTTTCTCATGTCATCTGTGTGATAAAAGTTACACACGGGCAAAAGATCTCCGAGTTCATCTGCAGTTTCACTCGAACGACAGGCCGTTTAGCTGCGATCAGTGCGATAAGAAGTTTGTTTTGGCATCTGTGCTTAAAAGGCACCAAGAGACTCATTCAGATGAGAGACCGTATTTGTGTtctgtttgtgggaagagttttccATCTCCCCAAAAACTTAAAGTGCACCAGAAAACACATTCAGGTGTGAAAAATCATGTGTGCTCTGTGTGTGATAAAGCTTTTCTGAGAGGCACAGACCTAAAGCGACACCAAAAGATTCACTAA